The Dehalococcoidales bacterium region CCCGGCAAGTACGTTATAAATGTTAGATATCATATCTACGGTTCGGCCGATGATAGTTTTGTTATAGAAGAGCCCGAAGAAGAATAGCGGATTTTAAATCGTTAAACGCTTGGCTTTATCCAAATTTAAGGATGATATTAACGGTTATCCGTTTCGCAAGTTAAAAAAGGCAGCTTGTCGTAATTGACGGCTGCCTTTAATGTTATTACCGCCCCCCATAGTCCAAGTTTATTTCGCTTATTACTTGTCCCGGCATTGTGCTAAAATGGTGGCATAATGCTGTACATACTTTACGGTCCGGACGGTTTTTCACGCACCGAGGCTTTGGCGGAGATTAAAAAAGGGTTGGGCGATGAGGTTATGCTTGCTTCCAACACCAACGTTTTTGAAGGCAAGAAAATTACCCCGTCCGAACTTTCCGTTGTCGCCCAAGCTGTACCGTTTCTATCCGAAAAACGGCTCATAATTATCGAAGGGCTGCTTGAAAAATTCGATTCCAAAGCGCCCAAAAGCAGGGGCAAAAAAACAACCAAAGCCTCCTCCAAACAAAACGAAACAGAACTCTTTACCGAAATATTTTTAAATCACCCCGAGAGTACCGTAATTGTGCTTGTCGGTGAAAATGAAGGGAAAAACAACCCCCTTTTGAACGGAATAATATCAAAAGCCAAAGTAAGCAGGTTTCCGCTTTTAAGGGGCCTCAAATTGATTCGCTGGATTGAGAAGCGGGTCGCCGAAAAGGGCGGTAAAATCTCTTCCGAAGCGGCAAAGCTGCTTGAAAAACAAACCGACGGCGATTTATGGGCCCTTTCGGGTGAAATCGATAAACTTATTTCATATGCGCTCGGGCGGCAAATTGAAGAAGACGATGTTAATAAACTTGTTGCCAACTCGCGGCAAGTAACAATTTTTGATATGACAGATGCCGTTCTCGGTTTTAGAGCGGAAAATGCGCAACGGATTTTACAGCAACTTCTTCTTGAAGGTATGGCACCCCCGTTTATACTTTCCATGATAACCCGCGAGGTGCGCCAGTTAATCCAAATCAAAGCGATGTTAATTGAGCGAAAACCGCAAGCGGAAATCCGGGCTAAAACAGGCCTGCAAAACGACTTTGTTTGGAATAAAACTTCGGAGCGGGCAAACACTTATCACTTCAATAGGCTTAAAGATCTCTATCATAAGCTGCTTGAGACCGATATTGCCATCAAAACCGGTAAATACAACGATGAACTGGCGCTTAATATTTTGATTGCCGAAATGTGTGCCGCACGGGTAGGCTGAACTAAGGCAGCATAAAACGTCTTTTGGCTCTTTCTTACACCCCAACCTCAATTGACAGAAACTATTCCTTAAATTACAATCATATTCTATTATGAGTATAACAGGCGATAACATCAGAGAAAGTTTTTTGCGTTACTTTGAAGAGAAGGGGCATAAAATTATGCCCAGTTCATCATTGGTTCCGCACGGCGACCCAACGCTTCTTCTAACCAGCGCCGGTATGGTCCAGTTCAAACCTTATTTCTTGGGCGAAAAGCCGCCGGCGACACGAATGGTTTCCTGCCAAAAGTGTTTTCGGGTCACCGATGTCGATTCTGTAGGGGATACCAAACACCTCACCTTTTTTGAGATGCTGGGCAATTTCAGTATCGGCGATTATTTTAAGGAAGGCGCTATTGATCTTGCTTGGGAATACGTTACCGAGCGCTTAAAACTGCCGAAAGAGCGAATTTGGATTACGGTTTACAAGGATGACGACGAGGCGTTTGAAATTTGGCATAAAAAAATCGGTGTTCCGGCGGAACGTATTGTTCGTTGCGGCGATAAAGAAAACTTCTGGGGGCCGGCCGGTGATTCCGGACCTTGCGGTCCGTGCAGTGAGCTGCATTACGATTTCGGAGAGGATGTCGGCTGCCTCAAGTGCGACTGCTCACCCGCTTGTTCCTGCGAACGTTTTTCCGAAATCTGGAACTTGGTATTTGTGCAATACAATCAGGATAAATCCGGTAAACGTACCCCGCTTGCCAAAGGGCATATCGATACCGGTATGGGGCTTGAGCGCATAACCGTTATTAAGCAGAACAAAAATTCGGTCTATGAGACTGATTTATTTACCCCGCTTTTGGATATAATTTCGCAAATATCGGGGCAAAAATACGGCTCCGACGAGGCTATCGATAACAATATAAGAATTGTTGCCGAGCACGGGAGGGCCACCACTTTTTTAATTGCCGACGGGGTGCTCCCCGGTAACGAAAAACAGAGCTATGTTTTAAGACGCCTGATGCGGCGCGCCATTTTCTTTGGTGAAAGATTGGCTGCCGGAAAATCCTTTTTAACCGAGATTGCCAAGATTACCGTTGAAAAAATGAAAAACGAGTATCCGGAACTCGGGCAAAAAAGGGATTTTATTCTAAAGGTTATTGAAGAGGAAGAAAACAGGTTTAACGATACCTTAAAAACGGGAACGCAGCTCCTTGAAGCTATTATTGCCGAGGTCGCACCCGAGAACAAAAAAGAGATTTCGGGCGGACAGGCCTTTAAACTTTACGATACGTACGGTTTTCCGATTGATTTAACACAGGGAATCGCAACCAAACAAGGCTTTACGGTCGATATGGCCGGGTTTGAAGCCGAACTCGAAAAACAGCGCGAAAAGGCCAAATCCGCCAATAAATTCAAAAAGAGTTTATCCCTTGCGGTGGATACCGAGGTTGTTAACGGTTGCGATGCCAGCATCTTTACCGGTTATGAAAACATTGCGGATAAATCAAAAACGGTTGCCATTTTATTTGAAAATAAAAATGTTAACGAAATAGCCGAAGGGCAGCAAGCGTTCATTATGTTGGATAAAACCCCGTTTTATGCCGAAAAGGGCGGGCAAGTCGGCGATACCGGTGAGCTAATTGCCCCCGAGGGCAGGTTTGTTGTCACCGATACCGTTAATTTGTCCGATAAAGTCGTTGCGCATAAGGGATATCTGGCGCAAGGTTCATTTAAGGTCGGCGACCAGGTAAATGCCGCAATTAATGCCGGGCGCCGTTTGGATATTGCCCGCAATCATACGGCAACCCATTTATTGCAATATGCATTGCGTAAAGTTTTGGGCGAGCATATTCAACAGCGCGGTTCAATGGTTTCACCCGATCGGTTGAGGTTTGATTTTACCCATCTTTCGGCGATGACGGAAGATGAAATCGAAAAAGTTCAATCGATTGTTAATAACGAAATACGCCGCAATCATGCGGTTAGCCCCGGTATAATGCCTTATAAACAGGCGGTCAAAGAGGGTGCTACAGCGCTTTTTGATGAAAAATATGGCGATGAAGTCAGGGTGCTTAAAATCGGTACGCCGCTTATCAGCGCCGAGCTTTGCGGCGGTACTCACGTTTCGGCTACCGGTGAAATCGGCTTTTTCCGCATTGTTTCCGAATCCGGTATCGGCGGAGGAATCCGCCGTATTGAAGCGGTTACCGGCAGGGGCGCAGAGCAATGGCTGGAAGACAGTATCGGCGCTTTTAAAAACGAAATTGCGGTAATGCAATCCGAATTGGATAAAGAACGTCGTCAAATAATTGCTTTACAGCGCGGACAGGCCAAACAACAAGCAAGCACACTGCTTGATAAAGCGGAAACCGTAAACGGCGTTAAGCTGCTTGTAAGCCGTATTGAGGCTACCGATAACGATATGATGCGCGATATGGCAGATGTTTTGCGTGCTAAACTCGGCAGCGGAATTGTAGTATTGGGTGCCGTTTTAGAGGATAAACCCTCGTTTATTGTGGCGGTAACCCCCGATTTGGTTAAAAACGGTCATCATGCCGGTAAGCTTATAAAGCATATTTCGACAGTTGCCGGCGGTGGCGGCGGTGGAAAGCCCGATATGGCACAGGGCGGCGGTAGGGACTTGGAAAAACTGGAAGAAGCTATTGATTCGGTTAGAGGGATAATATAAACAGGGTATGTAAACCAAGGAGTCATTCGGATGCGCTTATTGGGTCTTGATGTGGGAGATAAGAGAATCGGGGTGGCAATGAGCGATCCGTCCGGTATATTGGCGACCCCTCTCACTATAATCGAACGCCGAAATGACAACGCCGATATCGAGGCGATTCTTGATATTCTAAATCACAATGAAATCGGACGCATAATTGTCGGTTTGCCTCTTGCCCAAGATGGCGGTATCGGCTTACAGGCCGGAAAAGTAAAGGGGTTTGCCGAAAAACTTCAAAAGCAAATCGCTATCCCGCTTGAGTACAGGGACGAAAGTTTTTCGACCGATTCCGCCAAAAAGCTGATGTTACAGACAAAATCCAAGAAAGCGCGCAGAAATACCAAAGACGATGCTATTGCGGCGGCGTATATCCTGCAACATTTTTTGGAAGAGCAATATGTTCCGAAGTTAGAGGAGTTTGAAGAAACGGATTGAGTATTTTTAATCTGATTAAGACCGATAAGAGCACATCCGCTCGTATCGGTGAATTAAAAACAAGGCACGGCATTGTTGAAACGCCGGTATTTTGTCCGGTGGGCAGCCAGGCTACAGTCAAAACGCTTACCACCGAGGATGTAAAAGAACTCGGTTTTAAGATGATTCTTTGCAATAATTACCATCTTTACTTGCGCCCCGGTGTTGAAACCGTAGAAGAACTGGGCGGATTGCATCGTTTTATGAAATGGGACGGCGCAATCTTAACCGACAGCGGCGGTTATCAAATCTTCAGCCTCTCGCCTTTAATTGAGCTCTCGGACGAAGGGGCGGTATTTCGCTCGCATATCGACGGCAGCCGCCATTTTATAACCCCCGAAAAGGCAATCTTATATCAGGAGCAACTGGGGGCGGATATCATTATGGTTTTGGATGAATGTGCCGATATCAATGCCGATTACGGGAAAGTTGAAAAGGCGATGGAGCGCACGCATCTTTGGGCGGAGAGGTGTCTTAAGGCGCACCAACGCCCCGATCAATCCCTTTTTGCAATAGTGCAGGGCGGTATTTTTGCCGATTTAAGGCGTAAATCCGCCGAGTATCTAACGTCGTTGGATTTTCCCGGTTATGCGCTGGGAGGGTTAAGCCTCGGGGAGGCGAAAGAGGTTACTTATAATATTATTGAAGAAACAACCCCG contains the following coding sequences:
- the holA gene encoding DNA polymerase III subunit delta, whose protein sequence is MLYILYGPDGFSRTEALAEIKKGLGDEVMLASNTNVFEGKKITPSELSVVAQAVPFLSEKRLIIIEGLLEKFDSKAPKSRGKKTTKASSKQNETELFTEIFLNHPESTVIVLVGENEGKNNPLLNGIISKAKVSRFPLLRGLKLIRWIEKRVAEKGGKISSEAAKLLEKQTDGDLWALSGEIDKLISYALGRQIEEDDVNKLVANSRQVTIFDMTDAVLGFRAENAQRILQQLLLEGMAPPFILSMITREVRQLIQIKAMLIERKPQAEIRAKTGLQNDFVWNKTSERANTYHFNRLKDLYHKLLETDIAIKTGKYNDELALNILIAEMCAARVG
- the alaS gene encoding alanine--tRNA ligase; translated protein: MSITGDNIRESFLRYFEEKGHKIMPSSSLVPHGDPTLLLTSAGMVQFKPYFLGEKPPATRMVSCQKCFRVTDVDSVGDTKHLTFFEMLGNFSIGDYFKEGAIDLAWEYVTERLKLPKERIWITVYKDDDEAFEIWHKKIGVPAERIVRCGDKENFWGPAGDSGPCGPCSELHYDFGEDVGCLKCDCSPACSCERFSEIWNLVFVQYNQDKSGKRTPLAKGHIDTGMGLERITVIKQNKNSVYETDLFTPLLDIISQISGQKYGSDEAIDNNIRIVAEHGRATTFLIADGVLPGNEKQSYVLRRLMRRAIFFGERLAAGKSFLTEIAKITVEKMKNEYPELGQKRDFILKVIEEEENRFNDTLKTGTQLLEAIIAEVAPENKKEISGGQAFKLYDTYGFPIDLTQGIATKQGFTVDMAGFEAELEKQREKAKSANKFKKSLSLAVDTEVVNGCDASIFTGYENIADKSKTVAILFENKNVNEIAEGQQAFIMLDKTPFYAEKGGQVGDTGELIAPEGRFVVTDTVNLSDKVVAHKGYLAQGSFKVGDQVNAAINAGRRLDIARNHTATHLLQYALRKVLGEHIQQRGSMVSPDRLRFDFTHLSAMTEDEIEKVQSIVNNEIRRNHAVSPGIMPYKQAVKEGATALFDEKYGDEVRVLKIGTPLISAELCGGTHVSATGEIGFFRIVSESGIGGGIRRIEAVTGRGAEQWLEDSIGAFKNEIAVMQSELDKERRQIIALQRGQAKQQASTLLDKAETVNGVKLLVSRIEATDNDMMRDMADVLRAKLGSGIVVLGAVLEDKPSFIVAVTPDLVKNGHHAGKLIKHISTVAGGGGGGKPDMAQGGGRDLEKLEEAIDSVRGII
- the ruvX gene encoding Holliday junction resolvase RuvX; translated protein: MRLLGLDVGDKRIGVAMSDPSGILATPLTIIERRNDNADIEAILDILNHNEIGRIIVGLPLAQDGGIGLQAGKVKGFAEKLQKQIAIPLEYRDESFSTDSAKKLMLQTKSKKARRNTKDDAIAAAYILQHFLEEQYVPKLEEFEETD
- the tgt gene encoding tRNA guanosine(34) transglycosylase Tgt, with the protein product MSIFNLIKTDKSTSARIGELKTRHGIVETPVFCPVGSQATVKTLTTEDVKELGFKMILCNNYHLYLRPGVETVEELGGLHRFMKWDGAILTDSGGYQIFSLSPLIELSDEGAVFRSHIDGSRHFITPEKAILYQEQLGADIIMVLDECADINADYGKVEKAMERTHLWAERCLKAHQRPDQSLFAIVQGGIFADLRRKSAEYLTSLDFPGYALGGLSLGEAKEVTYNIIEETTPFLPQDKPRYLMGVGAPEDIVESVARGIDVFDCVLPTRVARNGALFTRRGRINITNSGYAKKDEPIDPLCDCYTCRNHSAAYVHHLFDAKELLAYRLATIHNLRFMRNLMADIRQAILNGTFSSFKSEFLDTYKPTNEKVRIEQKKKWIEARHSK